The sequence below is a genomic window from Oligoflexia bacterium.
ATAACCGGCACCCGCCAAGGTACACCTAAAGCGTTGTCGGATAATTGAATATGTAAACGGTGAATTTCACCACGTTTTAAAGAAGCAATTTTTAAATCTTCTTTGGTTTTTATTACTTTAATCGATGACATTTAAATACAAATCTCCTTAAGCAACGAAGCATCATTATCTAAAGATTTAAACAACTTCATTCTAAACTGACCTTTTTTATTTACCAAGTTTTGTGCCATTTTATCAATGGCAACAATGGTTAATAGGGTTTGAATATAACCTTCAACCAAATCATCAATGCCTATGCCAAGCATATTAAAGTCTTTGCGGTCCAGCAACATCAAGCGTGAGGTGTCTGAAGACCACTGGTTGTTTTCCAATTTTATAGATAAGTTGGTTCCTAAAACATCCCAACTTTTTCCAGTAAATGTTTCTGCCAAAGGGCTCTTGGCGCGCCTAGCATACAAAGCACAAGGAGAAAAACCAGTCTCAGATCCACATACCATCATTCTAAGATCTGCAATATAAATATTGCCTTTTTTATTGGGCATGGTGCCAACATGAAAGTACTTGCCTTGCACACTGTTGGAACTCCAAGCATAATGACCAATAAGGCTTTGCACAATAAATTGATCGTAGGGATAATCTTGCTGCATAAAGGCCGCAAGTTCTTCTTCATTGGTAATGGTAAACACGCCCTGTCCAGCATTGGTATAAGGAATTTTGATCACAGCTTTACCACCAAAACGTTTGACCCAAAGCGGGACTTCAGGTTTGTAAACGTCTTTAATGGTTTCAGGTGTATTAATTTTTAAACCTGTTCCTGCCAACTCAGAATTGAACATTTCATAGGCTTTGTTGGCTAAAAGTTTATTTCTTCCACCGGCTAGACAAATTAAAGTAGAATTGTAAATTAAAGTTTTACAAATGGGAGGAATACGGTTCCACGGTTTTTGCGTTACGTATCTAAAGGCTGCGCGGATGGGGATGTTTTTTTGTGTCTCCGTGTTGATGATTAATACACCATCTTTTACATAAACATTGTTTTGATCATCATCTGAATAAAAGGGTACCAAGTAAACAGTTTCTTGGGTCAAGTCAGCCAGAGCCGCAGCATAACCAGAAACTTCCATGTAATTTTTATCATAAATGACTGCCAAAGCGCCATCAATCAAGCGCTTCCTTTTAAGTAAAGGTAAAAAAGAATGTTGAATGAGAAAACGATAACCCCTATACTCATCTGATTCATCTCCACGCTGTGGCATGGATTTTTGCCCAGATGGACATGAGTTGGTTTCTAAGACCACCATTTTACGGTTGCCAGATTCGGTGGTGACATAAAATAAATCAGAGCCGCCCCAATAATAATATTTACTTTTGTAGCTTAAAATCTGACTTAAAGCTTCTGAATTCACTTTTGGATTTAAGTGTTTGTAACGCTTGATAATCCGTTCATGATTCATGTTAAAAAAATAACTGACCATGGGGTGCAATTGAGCATTGAGCGCTTTAGGGTAGAAGTGATTTTCTTGTTCAAAGCTGTTGGGAGCAATGCTTTCAATAAACCGATTCACAGCGCAAAGGTATATGAATATAGAAGTGTTAGCAAAGAAAATAATGTAAATTGCTGGGTTCAAAAGTAATTTTAGAGATCGATAGAATTTTTCTATACGATCATAGGGATTAAAGAATAAAATTTTTTATAAAAATCAATTATGATTCAAAACATGTTAGCACAGTCATTGATACAAAAACATAACACTGATTTCAGTAGCTATTATAAAACAGAACTTTACACCCATACACCCATGGCTTTACTGGCGCTAAAAGAAATGGGAGCCAGTGATTTAAGACTAGAGGATTTTTATAAAATCAGTGTAAAAAAGCTTAAAACAAAATCCGCGCCTTCAGTAGTCATTACAGCGAATAATTGGAAAGAATATTTGGGGCAGCATGCGCATGAAGCGGCCTATATTCAATTTTTTAAAAAAGAAATGAAACATTTGGGGCAAGACAAAGTTATTGCTAGTTATTTTGATCAACTGATGCCGGGGGTAGCAGCGGCGGCATTTCATCCCTTGATTAGATTATTTTATGCAGTACGTTTTAATATACCAGAAGAGATAGTGATCAGTTTGGCAACGTGGGCAACAAGTTATTTAGACTTGGGCTTAGATGCACATTTAAGCCATCAACTCAGTCTGGGCCATACTTTAAAACAGTTTGAGGAACAAAAATTTAATCAAGGTCAAAAAATTATTGGATCCAATATTGCTAAACGTATGTTAGCTGTATCCAAGATGACCATGTTTAAAGAGTTATCTAATCTTGTTGATCAAAATGATTTGCAGCCTTTAAAACTAGAGCAAGCATTGTTATGGTTGTTTTCACAAAACAATAACTTTACATTGCTGCATGCCATTACGTCTCAACATGCTTTTGAAAGTTTATATCACTTTTCATCCAAATCAAATGAAAGCAGAGTTATAATGTGGAAAGCCTTGTTGGCCGCTTATTTGTCCACCACAGGCAGTGTTAACATTGATTTTAATTGGCAGTATCCAGAGATCAAGCTTCCAGATTGGGAAGTGCTTACTGCAAAAGCCATACAAAGCAATGATGAACACGTTATAAAATTGTTGCATGTTTTGAGCATTAAAAAAACAGAAGGTTTAGAGAATAATTTGCGATATGCAGGAGCGTTGAAATTAGGGTTAAATTGATTAATAAAACAAGGTTTATTCGATTATAAGATTTAAATATGTAAAATAGGTGCGGCGTCCAACTCTTTTACTTTCATCAATTCAACAATCCGTTCAAGAGATACTGCCAGTGTGGATTGTTCTTTATGATTAAGATCAGATAAAGCCTGCAGTAAAGTTTCCTGCAAAGGAGAAGGGGCTTCTGATACAAACTTGCTTCCAGACTTTGTGATATGAAGGTATATTTTTCTGCGATCATCAACATCACGTTTTCGTGTAAGCCATTTTTTAATTTCTAGGCGGTCTATTATGCCCACCAGAGTGCTAGGACTAAGATGCACCTTCTGGGAAAGAGAGGCAATGGTTAAAGGACCATGCTCAGAGATGGCCAGTAGACAAACCAGTTGTGGGGTGGTGATATCATAACGCTGATTGAGTTGACGTGAATGTATATCCACAGAACGCATGATTTGGCGTAAAGCGTGAAGAATACGCAAGTCATAATCATAACCAGCATCTGATGAAACTTGTTTTACGCTAGATTTATTGTTTTTACTCATCGCATGAGTGGTTTTTGCTTTAACCATAACTGTATGGGTCTTATATTCCATAGTTTTTTAAATTGAACTAGCGTTTTTTTGTATGGGACCCATTCTAAAAAGTACTTCATCTTCATGATTTTGTGTTCCAAAATGATCAGATGCAAATAAAACTTTTTGTGAAAGTTCACAGGCAAAATTTTTAGACAGTTGTTTCAAGCGTTTGATAAAGGTTTGGTTAGAGGGATTGACCGTGGCTTCTATATAGTTTGGATTGATCCGATTAAAAAGTTTTTCTATCATTTTCTTGTTCAGGTTGTTGCCATGGTAGCCTTTTTTGACAGCCACTTCCCATAAAAACAATGTATTTTGTTTTTTTGGAGGCTGATAAGCAGAAATAAAACCTACAATTTCATCTGATTCACTGGTCACAACAATACTGGTATCATCAAAATGTTCGCAAATCAGCAGGTAAGTATAAACCGGGCTGGTACCAACATAAGGTTTGTACGGCTGTAACATGGCATGAATTTCTTGCGCGTCACTTTTTTTTGGTTTTCTAAATATAAAATTTTTCATGGTTCTATGAGGCAATACTAAGTTTTTTAAATCCAGATTGTTTTAAAGCATCATCAACCATCAGTTTTCGTTGAGCTGCATCCAACCAACGTTTTTGCATATCATCAGACAAGGCATGCAATGGATCATAATAGAGATAAACTTTTTCATCATCAACACTGGGGCTTCGATAAACACTGATGCCTGTTTCTTGATTGTAATAATCAAAACTATGGATATCACGTTTTCCACCACCACCTGGAGCATCGGTGACAAAGGTAGGCGTGTTAAACCCGGCAGTGCTGCCACGAACCATACGTTCAATTTCTAGTGTGGTTGCCACACTGGTTCTTAATTCATCAACGCCACTGACCATGTCATGTTGATACACATAGTAAGGTTGAATGTTAAGATAAGACAGTTTACGGGTCAGGTGAATCATGTCTTCTGCGCTGTCATTGACCCCACGAATTTGCACGCACTGGTTTCTCACTTTTACGCCACGTTCAAACAATTTATTCATGGCTTGACGGGTAATGTCCGTAATTTCATTGACGGAATTAAAATGGGTATGCAAACAAACTTCTTTATGCAGCTTACGTCCCTTTTCAACAATGCGAGTTAAGGTATCTGTCCAATCAGTATCGGTTAAAATTTTCATAGGCATCACAGCCGGCCCTTTGCTTGCAAAACGAATGCGTCTAATGTGAGGAATAGAAAGTAACATGTCACCAATATGGTTTAAATGATCAGTGGCCAACATGTAGGTGTCGCCGCCAGATATAACAACATCTTCAACTTCTGGTCTTGAGGCCAAATAAGCAAAGGCATCATTCCAACGATCAACATTGGGTTTGTAACTGACTTTATCCACACTTTCTGTATCACTGCCAATGGCATAACTTCTTGTACAAAAACGGCAGTACACTGGGCATACGTCCAATGGAAGAAACAATACTTTGTCATAGTAACGATGAACCAAACCCGGAACCGGGGAGTCTTGCTGCTCATGCAATGAATCCAGACTCAATTGTGGGTGGTCGGGGAGAAATGTAGATTTTACTGGCATAAACTGGGTTCTTATGGGGTCATGGTAGGGATCAGTCCAATCAATTAAGCTCAGCATATAAGGAGAGATGCGCATGTTCATTGGCGCTTGGGCTAAAGCTTGTTGAACATCTTCAATAAAATCTGAGTCAGTGACACCTTTAAGAAAGTTTTCCAAACCTTTTTTGTTGGTAATACTGTGTTTATTTTGAAAACGATAATCCAGAAATTCTTGTTCAGAAACATCTTTAAATGCAGGAATAGACTGCCAGAAAGGTCCTGTTTTAAAGGTTCTATGGATACTGTCTTCTTGTGGAACAGGGTCTTTGATTGCGGTGGGTATGGTGTGATTAGCAATAGTGTATAAAGGAGAGTCTTGAGGAATTTTTTTATCAAGGGCATCTTGCACACGGTTAGTGTCATCCATTGTATTGATTAGGGGTAAGGCTGATTTTGTCATAATACTCATTTCTTTTTATCTAATTTGAAGTTGTCAAAACTTATAACAAAAACAGTTACAAGTCAAATGATTCGTGTACAAATTAATTTATATGAAAATAGATATAAAAACGCACAAACACTAAAGTATAAGTTAAAGTGAGAATGGAAAATCATATAGAGCATGATGCAAAATGGAATCAGCAATATGAGGTAGTTGAAAAAGATGGTTGGTACGTTGCTATGCTTGAAGAGTAGAGAGTCTTTATTTTTTTGCTTATAACATTGGTTTGCTTAACAAGGATTGGGTATTTATCACTTTTTATATATTATAAATTTGGCGGGATACACGGTGTATTTTAATAAAGAAATATGGTATTCTATAAAGATAACATGGTGCAAGCTCTGATCTCTATTGTTTTTTTAATCTAAAATACAGTAAAATAAAGTGAGCACAATTTAGGCACTGCCGAAAAATAGGCAGGGCAACTTTAAGGCTTTTTTTGTAAAAATAATTTTTATTACAATAAAAACAAATACTTAGGATTTGGCTCGAATTTTGAATGTAATAGGAGCGAATCAAAAAAAGAAAGGCTAAGTGCGTATGTATAAAAAATTGAGTTTAAGCATTTTAACGATGGCAGTGGCATTGATGTCCTCTTGTCTAAGTGAAAACTCAACGGGTTTCTTAATTGGTGGAAGAGGCGGCGTGAATACACCGGGTTCAACCGTAAGCGTTGGCGGTGGTTTGTTGGAGTCTACATGGACACAGATTGCGGTGCCTAATCCAAAGCTTGATTTATTGTTTATTGTGGATGGTTCAGGATCGATGGACGGTGAAATTGAAGCCCTTCAGTCCGCACTGAGCAGTTTTGTCGGTGAAATTGTTGATAATGAAGATGTAGACCTTTGTGTGGGGATTTCTTATGCCTACCCAGAAAACAGTCCAGCCAACCATCTACTCAACAGCGTAACCCAGTCACCAGTGGTGTGTTCATCAGACTTTTCAGACACCAGCAGCATGGTTTCAGCCGTAAGTGATAATTTTCAAGTGGCCATTGACAACCTAAGTGGTACAGATGCCGAAGGTGGCTTAATGACCTTGCTAAGAGCGGTGGGATCGCAAAGAGGGTTTTACATCAGCAATGGCTTTTTTAGGGACAATGCAGCTTTTGCTACAGTTTTTGTTGCCGATGAAAATGATTATTCTGAATCCAACGGCACAGCAGCATGTTCCGGGTTCAGCGTAGACTTAACCCCGCAAGGTTTAGCCGGAACAGACTGTTTAGAAGCTCTATTCCGTTATAACTTTTACAGTGATCAATCTACAGGTGTGCGTATTTGGGATAGTACCTCAATCACCAATGCTGTAACAAGCTTTCAAGGTACCTTGCAAACCTACTATGCTTTAATTGGTATTAAACAATCCGGTCACGGCGCAGGCGGTATCACCCATGGTTACAATGAAGCGATTGATTTGTTAAATGGTGAATACGTTCCCTTAAGTTTGGCACAAGCTGCCGGTTCAAGCCCAGCAGCTCAAGACACCTTCAATCAGGCATTGGAGCCCGTTGCTCAAGGGGCATCGCAAGCGGCGCAAATTTTAACCGTGTTTGACCTTTCGCAAAAAGCCTGTGAAGATGAAAACCTAGAAGTTAGGGTTGCAAGCCAAGTATTGAGTGACAGCGAATACAACATAAGCATCAAAGTTGCCAATGGTACTGAGCTTACACGTATTACTATTAACGCTTCAAGTGCTGGTGAAGCAGGAGATCTTATTAAAATCACTTACAAGCCAGATGAAGGCGACTGTTAATGTTGAATTAAAATTTTAGTTAAAAAATAAAAAAGCTGGGTCCCACAACCCAGCTTTTTTATTTGGATTACTAAAGTGATTTAAGATGCAACAAAGTAAAAAAACTTCTGACAACAATAGTGTGTGTTAATATTTCAGTTATGAAAAAAATTGGAATTGTTATGTTGTTTCTGACTATAAACATTACATTTGCTTGTGAATGCATCTCTTCAGCTTCTTTTTTAGATGCTGCTCAGTCTGTTGAGTTAATTGTAGTTGCTAAAGTCAATAAACATACAAAATTTTCAAAAGAACCAAGTTATATTTATAATGATCAAAAATTTCCAATAGAAATGGAGTTAGAAATTATTGACAAGATAAAAGGGGAAGAAGAAAAGAAATATATTTCTGTTCGAGGTGATCGTGGAGCAGACTGTCTTCGATATATTATGGATTTTCCAGTAAAAACAGAGTGGGTTTTTGCATTAGTCAGAGATAAAAATTCATATGCAATTGTTAGCTGTGGAGATTATGCTCTGAAAGTAAAAAATAAAATGGTTTATGGGAGCATTAGCCAAAAAGATAAAGCAAAGAAAAGGTCAATACGTCGATTAAAAAAAGAGATACGAAATAATTTATAAACACCAGCCAATAAAAATATTGTTATACCATGTTTTTATTTTGCTATTTTATTAAACGAGAAGGCTTAAAGGTGCGACAAATCAGGGCTGTTGTTTAAACTGTTTTTTAGTATTATGCTATGACCAGTATGAATAAATACAAAATTCATAAACCAGTTGTACTCTTTGATGGATCATGCAATTTATGTAGAGGAAATTTAAAGTGGTTGCATCGCATTGATTTTTTTAAAGTGTTTGATGATGTTCCATATCAAGATAAAGTTGTGCCAACGCTCTTCCCAGACATAGCCCAAGAACAATTTGAAGAGTCACTGCATGTTATTTTTCCAAACGGTAAAATTTACACAGGCTTTGATGCTTTTAGAGCCGTATTTTTTAAGTCTCCTTGGATGTTTTTTTTGGCACTTTTGCTTAGTATTCCTCCACTACCATGGCTAGGCAGAAAGCTATATCCCTATGTAGCCAAAAACCGGTATAAAATAGCTGGACAATGTTCATTGCCAAAAAAATAAGCCAAGATAATTCCAGGGACAGCTGCCGGAGTTTTAATTGTAAAAAATGGCAGGCGAGACAGGACTCGAACCTGCAACCCTCGGCTTTGGAGACCGATGCTCTACCAATTGAGCCACTCGCCTGAGTGAGCAAAATTTAAAGTCTTTGCTATAGACTAGGCTGAGGGTTTACCCTCGCCATGTTGCCGTAAGGCAACCCAAAAAACGGCGGAGCTCGGTGCGCAGCAATTGAGCAACTCGCCTACAGCTTTAAAATTGATAAAGTATAAAAAATTTATTCAATCTTAAAAAACCTCTATTACAATCGAATGCAATAAAGATCAATGATAAAAACATCTTTATTTACATGCTTATCGTGTGTATGCTGGGCGTTTTCTTTAGGAGTTTAGTGATGTTGGTTCATTTATTAAAAGATGTCATAAAAATTTTAAAATTTTCAGCGCCCTTGATTTTTGCCAGTTTGTTACAAATGGCCATGGGGATTATTGATAATATGGTGGTGGGACACTATTCCACCCAAGCTTTGGCCAGCATGGCAGTGGCGCATGGTATTTTTATTGTGTTCTTTCTGCTGGGATTGGGGGTGCTTTTGGCCTTACGTTCCTTGATTGCCCAGGCCTATGCGGCAGAACAAAAAGAAATTATTGGTCAGTATGTCTGTCAGGGCATATTGTTATGTATTCCGTTTACATTGATCACATGGCTGGCGTTTTATGCTTATGAGCCCATCTTGACCTGGGCCAAGCAAGATCCCAGTTTGTTTCATTATGCAGGAGATTATTTAAAAGTTTTGGCATTAAGTATTCCAGCTGTTTTTGCCTTTATTACTTTACGCCAATTAACTGAAGGTTTGGGTGATTTAAAAATATCCATGTGGATTGCTCTAGGCGGAGCATTGCTCAATATACCTTTTGACTTGCTTTTTGTTTTTGGTTATGGACCCATCCCCACTATGGGAGCTTCTGGGGCTGCACTAACCACAACGGTGTTAAACTACTTAATGTTGGGTGCTTTATTACGCTACATCTTAAAGGGTAAAAAGTATCAAGATTTGTTTTTGTTCCGCAAAGATGCCTGGTTGTGTTTGTCTCGCTGTAAAGATATTTTAAATATAGGGTTGCCTTTAGCGGGTGTCCGTTTGGGTGAAGTGGGCTTTTTTATTTATTCTATGTTGCTTATGGGTTGGTTGGGAGTGAACACCTTGGCCAGTCATCAAGTGGCTATCAATGCTGCATCGGTAAGTTTTATGATTCCTATGGGGATATCTATGGCCATGACGGTTTGGATTGGCCGTGAAGAAGGTAAAAAAAATCTAGAAGGCGTGCGTTACTTTGGCTGGTTGGGCTTTTTAACCGGACTTTTGGTGATGTTGCCAGGCGCATTTGTATTTTGGTTTTTTCCTGAACCAGTTGCGGCTTTGTTTACCAGTGATGTTCAAGTGATCAAAGATGCAGCCATACTTTTGCATTATGCAGCCATTTTCCAAATTTTTGATGGGACTCAAGTCATGGGAGTAGGAATTTTACAAGGGGTGAATGATACCAAGATTCCCTTTCTTGTGATTATGATTACTTTCTGGTTGATTGGGGCGCCGTTAAGTTACTATGCAGCCTTTACCTTGGGCTTTGGCGGACAGGGAGTATGGGGTGTGTTGATCTTGGCTTTGGCTTTAACGTCTTTAGCGCATATGTTGCGTTTTGCTTTGGTGTTGAGAAAAAAAACACATGCTTGAAATAATTCATACTTACGTTTTTAACTTTGTTTAAAAAATATTTTGTAGCTTAAGCTGCGCAAAGGTTTTTCACCATGCTTGGTTTTAATATCTATGGTTTGTAAGTGTGAAGGATAAAGGTCTAGCTTAAGAAAATACATGCCGTTGGGTAAAATTTTTCCAACCTGACCGTCCCAAGTAAACTGGCCTTTGTTTTGTGAAGTTTGTTGGTAAGTATCCAATACATGTTCAGACATTTTTCTTCCCGATAGGTCAACGATAGTTAAATATGCTTTTAAGCTGACTTCATCTTGCGTGGATACGATAATGGTAAGGGTCTCACCGCTG
It includes:
- a CDS encoding questin oxidase family protein, which gives rise to MIQNMLAQSLIQKHNTDFSSYYKTELYTHTPMALLALKEMGASDLRLEDFYKISVKKLKTKSAPSVVITANNWKEYLGQHAHEAAYIQFFKKEMKHLGQDKVIASYFDQLMPGVAAAAFHPLIRLFYAVRFNIPEEIVISLATWATSYLDLGLDAHLSHQLSLGHTLKQFEEQKFNQGQKIIGSNIAKRMLAVSKMTMFKELSNLVDQNDLQPLKLEQALLWLFSQNNNFTLLHAITSQHAFESLYHFSSKSNESRVIMWKALLAAYLSTTGSVNIDFNWQYPEIKLPDWEVLTAKAIQSNDEHVIKLLHVLSIKKTEGLENNLRYAGALKLGLN
- a CDS encoding MarR family transcriptional regulator; the protein is MEYKTHTVMVKAKTTHAMSKNNKSSVKQVSSDAGYDYDLRILHALRQIMRSVDIHSRQLNQRYDITTPQLVCLLAISEHGPLTIASLSQKVHLSPSTLVGIIDRLEIKKWLTRKRDVDDRRKIYLHITKSGSKFVSEAPSPLQETLLQALSDLNHKEQSTLAVSLERIVELMKVKELDAAPILHI
- the ectA gene encoding diaminobutyrate acetyltransferase; the encoded protein is MKNFIFRKPKKSDAQEIHAMLQPYKPYVGTSPVYTYLLICEHFDDTSIVVTSESDEIVGFISAYQPPKKQNTLFLWEVAVKKGYHGNNLNKKMIEKLFNRINPNYIEATVNPSNQTFIKRLKQLSKNFACELSQKVLFASDHFGTQNHEDEVLFRMGPIQKNASSI
- a CDS encoding KamA family radical SAM protein yields the protein MSIMTKSALPLINTMDDTNRVQDALDKKIPQDSPLYTIANHTIPTAIKDPVPQEDSIHRTFKTGPFWQSIPAFKDVSEQEFLDYRFQNKHSITNKKGLENFLKGVTDSDFIEDVQQALAQAPMNMRISPYMLSLIDWTDPYHDPIRTQFMPVKSTFLPDHPQLSLDSLHEQQDSPVPGLVHRYYDKVLFLPLDVCPVYCRFCTRSYAIGSDTESVDKVSYKPNVDRWNDAFAYLASRPEVEDVVISGGDTYMLATDHLNHIGDMLLSIPHIRRIRFASKGPAVMPMKILTDTDWTDTLTRIVEKGRKLHKEVCLHTHFNSVNEITDITRQAMNKLFERGVKVRNQCVQIRGVNDSAEDMIHLTRKLSYLNIQPYYVYQHDMVSGVDELRTSVATTLEIERMVRGSTAGFNTPTFVTDAPGGGGKRDIHSFDYYNQETGISVYRSPSVDDEKVYLYYDPLHALSDDMQKRWLDAAQRKLMVDDALKQSGFKKLSIAS
- a CDS encoding DUF393 domain-containing protein, which gives rise to MNKYKIHKPVVLFDGSCNLCRGNLKWLHRIDFFKVFDDVPYQDKVVPTLFPDIAQEQFEESLHVIFPNGKIYTGFDAFRAVFFKSPWMFFLALLLSIPPLPWLGRKLYPYVAKNRYKIAGQCSLPKK
- a CDS encoding MATE family efflux transporter codes for the protein MLVHLLKDVIKILKFSAPLIFASLLQMAMGIIDNMVVGHYSTQALASMAVAHGIFIVFFLLGLGVLLALRSLIAQAYAAEQKEIIGQYVCQGILLCIPFTLITWLAFYAYEPILTWAKQDPSLFHYAGDYLKVLALSIPAVFAFITLRQLTEGLGDLKISMWIALGGALLNIPFDLLFVFGYGPIPTMGASGAALTTTVLNYLMLGALLRYILKGKKYQDLFLFRKDAWLCLSRCKDILNIGLPLAGVRLGEVGFFIYSMLLMGWLGVNTLASHQVAINAASVSFMIPMGISMAMTVWIGREEGKKNLEGVRYFGWLGFLTGLLVMLPGAFVFWFFPEPVAALFTSDVQVIKDAAILLHYAAIFQIFDGTQVMGVGILQGVNDTKIPFLVIMITFWLIGAPLSYYAAFTLGFGGQGVWGVLILALALTSLAHMLRFALVLRKKTHA